The following are encoded in a window of Caldicellulosiruptor danielii genomic DNA:
- a CDS encoding sugar ABC transporter permease has product MNWKKNLRTYTLIIAILLIWTIFTILTDGNFLTPRNLSMLARQMAITALVAIGMVFVIVAGHIDLSVGSVVGFTGAIAGVLQVWNGWSTPATVIAVLIVGILIGIWQGYWVAYRGVPAFIVTLAGMLIFRGGVLLASRGITISPFKESFRFIGQGYLNKALSLLFGAILIVGYLLLTINQRNKRKKYNLEVLPMGLEVAKAVAVIALIAAFTGVMISYEGISIPVLILVIFTILLTFVSQNTTFGKYVYAIGGNREAARLSGIDIKKVTMKIFILMGFLSALAGIVLTSRLDAATQAAGTNMELDAIAAAILGGTSTLGGEGTVPGAIIGALIMASIDNGMSLLNLEYSYQLIVKGLVLVFAVWLDIMSRKKS; this is encoded by the coding sequence ATGAATTGGAAGAAAAACTTGAGGACATATACTCTCATAATAGCCATTCTTCTCATATGGACAATATTCACCATATTAACAGATGGAAACTTTTTGACGCCGCGAAATCTTTCAATGCTTGCAAGACAGATGGCAATCACTGCACTTGTCGCAATAGGAATGGTATTTGTAATTGTTGCAGGACACATTGACCTTTCAGTTGGGTCTGTTGTAGGTTTTACAGGAGCTATTGCTGGTGTGCTTCAGGTCTGGAATGGCTGGTCAACTCCTGCAACAGTCATAGCTGTACTTATTGTAGGTATTTTAATAGGCATTTGGCAAGGATACTGGGTTGCTTACAGAGGCGTACCTGCATTTATTGTCACTTTAGCAGGAATGCTTATTTTCAGGGGTGGAGTACTCTTAGCAAGTAGAGGAATTACCATATCGCCTTTTAAGGAAAGCTTTAGATTTATTGGTCAGGGATATCTTAACAAAGCTCTTAGTCTTCTATTTGGAGCTATATTAATAGTGGGTTATTTGTTGCTTACAATCAATCAGAGAAATAAGAGAAAAAAGTACAACTTAGAAGTTTTACCTATGGGGCTTGAAGTGGCAAAAGCAGTGGCTGTAATTGCTTTAATTGCGGCGTTCACAGGAGTTATGATAAGCTACGAGGGCATTTCAATTCCTGTTTTGATTCTTGTAATATTCACAATATTACTGACCTTTGTTTCTCAAAACACCACTTTTGGTAAATATGTTTATGCTATTGGTGGTAACAGAGAAGCTGCAAGGCTTTCTGGTATAGACATTAAAAAGGTAACCATGAAGATTTTTATTTTAATGGGCTTTTTGTCCGCATTAGCAGGAATTGTGCTAACCTCAAGACTTGACGCTGCAACACAAGCAGCAGGAACCAACATGGAGCTTGACGCAATTGCCGCTGCAATCCTCGGTGGAACAAGTACCTTAGGTGGTGAAGGAACAGTCCCAGGTGCTATCATTGGTGCTTTGATTATGGCAAGTATTGACAATGGAATGAGCCTTCTGAACTTAGAGTATTCATACCAGTTAATTGTTAAGGGTCTTGTACTTGTTTTTGCTGTATGGCTTGATATTATGTCAAGGAAGAAATCATA